One window of the Gottschalkia purinilytica genome contains the following:
- a CDS encoding YczE/YyaS/YitT family protein: MKKILLDFIKLFTGLFISAFGIMMTINANLGFAPWDVFHKGISNIFGTTIGQSNIIVGIVVVIIDSILGEKVGWGTLCNMVFVGIFMDFITSIGVIPVAHSFIPGVIMIIVGMFISGIAAYLYISAGMGAGPRDGLMVALVKKTNRSVRFIRNSIEIGVLTIGYFLGGFVGIGTLMISLGIGYFIQLAFKIFKFDVKKVRHRLVVDDMKVLKDKLLKKSS, from the coding sequence ATGAAAAAAATTTTACTAGATTTTATAAAGTTATTTACAGGACTTTTTATAAGTGCCTTTGGGATAATGATGACAATTAATGCTAATTTAGGATTTGCACCATGGGATGTTTTTCATAAAGGAATTTCTAATATATTTGGTACTACAATTGGGCAGTCTAATATTATAGTAGGAATAGTTGTTGTAATAATAGATAGTATATTAGGTGAAAAAGTAGGATGGGGAACACTATGTAATATGGTGTTTGTCGGTATATTCATGGACTTTATAACATCAATTGGTGTGATACCAGTTGCTCATAGTTTCATACCAGGTGTTATTATGATAATAGTTGGAATGTTTATAAGTGGTATAGCAGCGTATCTCTATATAAGTGCAGGTATGGGAGCAGGTCCTAGAGACGGATTAATGGTAGCATTAGTTAAAAAGACTAATAGATCTGTAAGATTCATAAGAAACTCTATCGAAATAGGGGTATTAACCATAGGATATTTTCTAGGGGGATTTGTAGGTATTGGCACTTTAATGATATCATTAGGAATAGGATATTTTATTCAGCTCGCCTTTAAAATTTTCAAATTTGATGTTAAGAAAGTTAGACACAGACTCGTTGTAGATGATATGAAAGTACTTAAAGATAAACTATTAAAAAAAAGTAGCTAA
- a CDS encoding histidine kinase dimerization/phospho-acceptor domain-containing protein, giving the protein MLSGLVFRSILSIIAGYFLAKKSLAPIKESIKQQKQFVSDASHELRTPLSIIQSRVELLLKHPYKKIEEKVDSISVVLNECRGMAKLLNDMLILAKSDSNKLAIEKGEFSLKKLLTEIVDSYSEIVKQVIGKYNKII; this is encoded by the coding sequence ATGTTATCAGGACTTGTATTTAGAAGTATATTGTCAATAATAGCTGGTTATTTCTTAGCTAAGAAATCTCTTGCTCCCATAAAAGAATCTATAAAACAACAGAAGCAATTTGTATCAGATGCATCACATGAGTTAAGAACACCTCTTTCTATTATACAATCGAGAGTGGAGCTTTTATTAAAACATCCTTATAAAAAAATAGAAGAAAAAGTAGACAGTATATCAGTAGTATTAAATGAGTGTCGTGGTATGGCAAAACTTTTAAATGATATGCTTATATTAGCTAAATCAGATTCTAATAAATTAGCTATAGAAAAAGGAGAATTTTCACTAAAAAAGCTTTTAACAGAAATAGTTGATAGTTATTCAGAAATTGTTAAGCAAGTTATCGGAAAATATAATAAAATAATATAG
- a CDS encoding efflux RND transporter periplasmic adaptor subunit: MKKKIFLTIGILALIGIFFTFFKTKNIDKKEIKTATVSVKKGSIESRISVSGTISERHSEEIKGKSSKEVDEVLVKACYQDLYLEVYCQ; this comes from the coding sequence ATGAAGAAAAAGATTTTTTTAACCATAGGTATATTAGCATTAATAGGAATATTTTTTACGTTCTTTAAGACTAAAAATATCGATAAGAAAGAAATAAAAACTGCTACTGTTTCAGTAAAAAAAGGAAGTATAGAGTCAAGAATAAGCGTGTCAGGGACTATATCAGAAAGGCATAGTGAAGAGATAAAAGGAAAGTCCTCAAAAGAAGTAGATGAAGTATTAGTTAAAGCATGTTATCAGGACTTGTATTTAGAAGTATATTGTCAATAA
- a CDS encoding YibE/F family protein yields MRKLHILFMFFLALTLIFPSHSYSEETKRPDRYKAVIIDINQFNKDEGKIYEIQAKISNGPYKDKLVNFEYTPIQGTQTDIELEKGMSIILNVDSSNGKISQISLYDVERRTVLKVLAITFLVLLIIFGGIKGICGAISLIATLLLIVFLLIPLVLKGINPIIATIITSSIAILISFLLISGFSRKSLCAIISTIGGTIIAGLCAFYFGNLMSLTGLSDDHVQTLVAYTDIAIDYRGLLFSGIIIGTIGAVMDVSMSITSFIFEMKQKYPDTSQGSLFESGLNVGRDIMSTMANTLILAYAGASLPLFLFFAVMDTSFVDIINIEFISEEILRSLCGSMGLILTIPLSSFIASIRA; encoded by the coding sequence ATGAGAAAGTTGCATATATTGTTCATGTTTTTTTTAGCTTTAACCTTAATCTTTCCTAGCCATAGCTATAGTGAAGAGACAAAACGTCCTGATAGATATAAAGCAGTTATTATAGATATAAATCAATTTAACAAAGATGAGGGTAAAATATATGAAATTCAAGCTAAAATTTCTAATGGTCCTTACAAGGACAAGTTAGTTAATTTTGAGTATACGCCTATTCAAGGAACTCAAACAGATATTGAACTTGAAAAAGGAATGTCTATTATTCTAAATGTTGATTCATCAAATGGAAAAATATCACAAATAAGTTTATATGATGTGGAAAGAAGGACTGTACTTAAAGTATTAGCAATTACTTTTTTAGTTTTATTAATTATTTTCGGAGGAATTAAAGGAATATGTGGAGCTATTTCATTAATTGCAACTCTTCTTTTAATAGTTTTTTTACTAATTCCTTTAGTATTAAAGGGAATAAATCCTATAATAGCTACTATTATTACGTCTTCCATTGCTATACTAATAAGCTTTTTATTAATAAGTGGATTTAGTAGAAAAAGTCTTTGTGCTATTATAAGTACCATAGGTGGTACAATTATAGCTGGATTATGTGCATTTTACTTTGGTAATCTTATGAGCCTAACAGGTCTTTCAGATGATCATGTACAAACTTTAGTTGCCTATACAGATATAGCAATAGATTATCGTGGACTATTGTTTAGTGGAATTATTATAGGTACTATTGGAGCAGTTATGGATGTTAGCATGTCTATTACATCTTTTATTTTCGAAATGAAACAAAAATACCCAGATACATCACAAGGATCACTTTTTGAATCTGGATTAAATGTTGGAAGAGATATAATGTCTACTATGGCAAATACTTTAATTCTAGCTTATGCTGGTGCTTCACTACCTTTATTTCTTTTTTTCGCAGTTATGGATACTTCTTTTGTAGACATTATTAATATAGAATTTATATCTGAAGAAATTCTTCGTTCCTTATGTGGAAGTATGGGACTTATTTTAACTATTCCTCTCAGTTCCTTTATAGCTTCTATAAGAGCCTAG
- a CDS encoding sensor histidine kinase has protein sequence MINKNIRWKIIIVFLTSIVIAVVGVFLLLMIASFVSGYSLPGMILTRLYNTVGPYVVAIITGIILFTISFFILTQRSIRYLEEINIALKNISQGNLETRVNIKSRDELGELAQNINLMAEQLKQLIEEERNAEKTKNELVTSVSHDLRTPLTSILGYLGLIVNDKYKDELVLRYYIDIAYNKAQTLKKLIDELFEFTKISYGGIKVNLDRINIVELLEQLAEEFVPILDENGMEYRLTLPENKIYVKADGGLLVRVFENLLSNAITYGKEGKYVDIQLENENNETIVSIINYGETIPEMDLKYIFDRFYRVEKSRSQDTGGTGLGLSIAKNIVELHEGKITAFSQNGKTMFQVKLKSLLEE, from the coding sequence TTGATAAATAAGAATATAAGATGGAAAATCATAATAGTGTTCTTAACGAGTATAGTTATTGCTGTTGTTGGTGTTTTTCTATTATTAATGATTGCTTCTTTTGTATCAGGATATTCATTACCAGGAATGATTTTAACAAGGTTATATAATACAGTTGGACCATATGTAGTAGCAATTATTACAGGGATAATATTGTTTACAATTTCTTTCTTTATACTTACTCAGAGAAGCATTCGATATTTGGAGGAAATTAATATAGCATTAAAGAATATCTCACAAGGAAATCTTGAAACAAGAGTGAATATAAAATCTAGAGATGAGTTAGGAGAGTTAGCTCAGAATATTAATCTTATGGCTGAACAATTAAAGCAACTAATAGAAGAAGAAAGAAACGCTGAAAAAACAAAAAATGAACTTGTTACCAGTGTATCTCATGACTTACGTACACCACTTACTTCGATTCTAGGATATCTAGGATTAATAGTAAATGATAAATACAAAGATGAACTAGTATTAAGATACTATATTGATATTGCTTATAACAAGGCACAAACATTGAAAAAGCTAATTGATGAACTATTTGAGTTTACTAAGATTAGTTATGGAGGAATAAAGGTTAATCTTGATAGAATAAATATAGTGGAATTACTAGAACAATTAGCTGAAGAATTTGTTCCTATACTAGATGAGAACGGAATGGAATATCGTTTGACCTTACCTGAGAATAAAATTTATGTAAAAGCAGATGGTGGATTACTAGTTAGGGTATTTGAAAATTTATTATCTAATGCAATAACTTATGGTAAAGAAGGTAAATACGTAGATATCCAACTTGAAAATGAAAACAATGAAACTATTGTTAGTATTATAAACTATGGAGAAACTATTCCTGAAATGGATTTAAAATATATTTTCGATAGATTTTATAGAGTTGAAAAATCTCGTTCTCAAGATACAGGAGGAACTGGATTAGGATTATCCATTGCTAAGAATATTGTGGAACTCCATGAAGGTAAAATTACTGCCTTTAGCCAAAATGGTAAGACGATGTTTCAAGTAAAATTAAAGAGTTTACTTGAAGAATAA
- a CDS encoding response regulator transcription factor — MEKETILIVEDEKEIADLIEIYLLNDGYKVLKASNGKDALSILEDESIQLVILDIMMPGIDGLEVCRRIRRDNNIPILMLSAKTQDMDKILGLSTGADDYLTKPFNPLELMARVKSQLRRYLYLNPRDSHKEEDVINIRGMTINEKKHKVTVYDREINLTPTEYEIVLLLASNPGQVFSTEEIFEKVWKERYLDANNTVMVHIRRIREKIEENPRKPMIIETVWGVGYKIDK, encoded by the coding sequence ATGGAAAAAGAAACAATATTGATTGTAGAGGATGAAAAGGAAATAGCAGATTTAATTGAGATTTATCTGTTAAATGATGGTTATAAAGTTTTAAAAGCTTCTAATGGTAAAGATGCGTTATCCATACTGGAAGATGAATCAATTCAATTGGTTATTCTTGATATTATGATGCCAGGTATTGATGGACTGGAAGTATGTAGAAGAATCAGAAGAGATAATAATATTCCAATTTTAATGTTGAGTGCTAAAACACAAGATATGGACAAAATTTTGGGATTAAGTACAGGTGCAGATGATTACCTTACAAAACCATTCAATCCTTTGGAATTGATGGCAAGAGTAAAGTCCCAGTTGAGACGTTATCTTTATCTAAATCCTAGAGATTCCCACAAGGAAGAAGATGTTATTAATATTAGAGGGATGACCATTAATGAGAAGAAACATAAAGTAACAGTGTATGACAGAGAGATAAATTTAACTCCTACTGAGTATGAAATAGTATTATTGTTAGCAAGTAATCCAGGACAAGTTTTTAGCACAGAGGAGATATTTGAAAAGGTATGGAAGGAACGCTATCTTGATGCTAATAATACAGTTATGGTTCATATTAGAAGAATAAGAGAAAAAATCGAGGAAAATCCAAGAAAACCAATGATAATAGAGACTGTATGGGGAGTGGGGTATAAGATTGATAAATAA
- a CDS encoding M15 family metallopeptidase, giving the protein MKNMISIFLKIFIVGLCISIIYNLFNKNKHIKKPSDILKKSNDILMLVNYENSLSSDYVPPNLMTPNVPFTFEGDLPKKKLRKEAAEALEEMFREAKKENIRLYGVSGYRPYEAQEQVYQERVDKVGKDKAEQYVAIPGKSEHQTGLAMDIGNKSTGDFGKSKEGKWVKNNAHLFGFIIRYPVGKEHITKINYEPWHIRYVGVEAATYIASEGITLEEFLDEKYSNKVRSHNAENIKLILKKSIETILQKIQSIYILSS; this is encoded by the coding sequence AGTATAATATATAATTTATTTAATAAAAATAAGCATATTAAGAAACCTAGTGATATTTTAAAAAAATCTAATGACATTTTAATGTTAGTTAATTACGAAAATTCACTTTCGTCTGATTATGTACCACCTAATTTAATGACACCTAATGTACCTTTTACTTTTGAAGGAGATTTACCTAAGAAAAAATTACGAAAAGAAGCAGCAGAAGCATTAGAAGAAATGTTTAGAGAAGCAAAGAAAGAAAACATTAGACTATATGGTGTATCAGGATATCGTCCTTACGAAGCTCAAGAACAAGTTTATCAAGAAAGAGTGGACAAGGTAGGTAAAGATAAGGCTGAACAGTATGTAGCTATTCCAGGAAAAAGTGAGCATCAAACAGGACTAGCTATGGATATTGGAAATAAAAGTACAGGAGACTTTGGAAAATCAAAAGAAGGAAAATGGGTTAAAAATAACGCCCACTTATTTGGATTCATTATTCGATATCCTGTTGGTAAAGAACATATAACAAAGATCAACTATGAACCATGGCATATTAGATATGTTGGCGTTGAGGCAGCAACTTATATTGCTTCTGAAGGTATAACATTAGAAGAATTTCTAGACGAGAAATACTCGAACAAAGTTAGATCACATAATGCTGAAAATATTAAACTTATATTAAAAAAATCTATTGAAACAATATTGCAAAAAATTCAAAGTATTTATATACTGAGCTCATAA